The Kosakonia sp. SMBL-WEM22 sequence AATGACCATATAAGATTTCCATAACACAGCTAAGCAATGAGCACTCATCATACCAAAGCATGCAGTGGGCAGGTAGCGTAGGGTAGGAAGAAAAAAGGCGATCAACGTATTATTTTGACGAATTTGCTACATGAATATTTCGCGCAAATATGGCTTAAATCCAAATAATTAACCGAAGATCGGTCAACACGGCGTAGGGGATGTTTCACTTTTCGCTGACTAAACATTCCATTACGCATTATTTTGCCCCCGCTAGTGGCCTTGAGATTGATTTCGTTTACACTGCGGTCTCTACGCATCTCCAGGGAAATGATTATGTTGCGATATTTAAATAAGTGCTCACACGGGCGCGGCGCCTGGCTGCTGATGGCGTTAACTGCCTTTGCGCTTGAGATGACGGCGCTGTGGTTCCAGCATGTCATGCTGTTAAAACCGTGTGTGTTATGCATTTACGAACGCTGCGCACTCTTCGGCGTAATGGGTGCTGGTATTGTCGGTGCGATTGCGCCAAAAACGCCGCTTCGCTTCGCCGCTCTTGCTATCTGGATCTACAGCGCTATACGCGGCATCCAGCTGGCGTGGGAACACACGCAGATCCAGCTTCATCCCTCACCTTTTATGACCTGCGATTTTGCCGCACGCTTCCCGAGCTGGCTACCGCTGGATAAGTGGCTGCCGCAGGTGTTTGTCGCCTCCGGCGACTGTGCGCAACGTCAATGGGAGTTTTTGTCGCTGGAGATGCCGCAGTGGCTGCTGGGCATCTTTGTCGCCTATCTGGTGGTGGCGCTACTGGTGCTGATTGCACAGTTCTTTAAACCGAAAAAACGCGATCTGTTTGGTCGATAAAAAAACGCTCCTTCGGGAGCGTTTTATTGTGGATGAAGGGGGAAAACAGAGTCTCAATCCGCCCAATCTGGTTTGTTCAAAATATGGGCTTGCCAGTCGCGCACTTCAGACTCTTTCACCGCAATGTGGCGAACCGAAATACGCTCAGCGTGCATCGCCGCTTTTGACCCGGTACGCAGCGGATGCCAGACCGGCAAATTTTTCCCCTCCGCCAGTAAGCGGTAAGCGCAGCTTGGCGGCAGCCATTCGAAGGTCGGCAAATTCTCACGGGTCAGCTTAATACAGTCCGGTTCATACTCGAAACGGCGCTCGTAGTTACGGCACTGGCAGGTTTTGATATTTAACTGGCGGCAGGCGACGTTGGTAAAGTAGATCTCGTCAGTGTCTTCATCCATCAGTTTATGCAGGCAGCACTGACCGCAGCCGTCACAGAGCGACTCCCACTCTGCGTCCGTCATTTGGTCGAGAGTTTTGTTTTGCCAGAAAGGGGTGTCGCTCATAATAAAATCCGCCGTTGGTAACCAGGGTGCACCTTATAACCACTCTGGCAGAGGGATGCAAGTTTTGCCGCCCAAATGCGCGGCAAAAGCATTACAGCACGCGGGTCGAAAGGGAAAGACCGTTAAAGCGTAGCGCGAGCTCATCGCCGCTGCTGAGCGGGCCGACCCCTTCCGGGGTGCCGGTAAGGATCACATCCCCCGCTTTCAGCGTGAAAAATTTGCTCATATAAGCAATCAGCGGCACGATCTTGTGGATCATATCTGAAGTGCTGCCCTGCTGGCGGATCTCGCCGTTAATTTTCAGTTCCAGCGAGGTATTTTGCGGATCGCTTTCAAACTCAGCGGCCGGAACAAACCCCGAGATAGGGCAGGCATTATCAAACCCTTTCGCTTTCTCCCACGGCTGTCCCGCTTTCTTAAGTTTGCTCTGCAGGTCGCGTGCGGTCAGATCCAGCGCCACACCGTACCCCGCTATCGCTTTTTGAACATGCTCTTCGGTGGCATGGCGCAGCGTTGCACCAATTAACACCGCCAGTTCAATTTCATGATGCACCGAGCCAAGCTCAGTTGGCAGCACCAGCGGCTGGCGAAGATCGCACAGTGCGGATTCAGGTTTAATAAACAGCACCGGCTCATCCGGCGTCGCGCTGCCCATCTCCTTTATATGCTTCGCATAGTTACTGCCGACGCACACCACTTTACTCACCGGGTAATCCAGCAGAGCGCCCTGCCAGTTATGATGTTGATACATGTTTAGCCTCTCCGGTAACACGTTGAACATGAGCGAAAAATGACTATCCGCGCCACCCGGCGGTTTGTCAAATCGCAAAATGAGAGGGGGTGAGAGAATAAAAAAGAGACGGCGGAATAATCCGCCGCCTTTAGAGAGGGTTATTGCTTACCGTTTGCCGCGAGATGGGCTTTAAGTAAATTTTCCGGCGGCGGTGGCATCTGTAAATAATATCCCTGCTCAGCGAGCGCGGTTTTTACTTTTTCTAAATCCGCGCCAGCTAATTTTTTACTGCCATCAAGGGGTAAAATCATCGCTAACTGCGGTTGGCCAAAACTTTGCATTAATGTTTCCGGTACGCGAGAAAAATCGTCTCTTTTCTCAACATAGAGATAGGTCTGTTCACGCCTGGCACTTCGATAGATCACACAAAACATACTTTTACTCGGAATTAGGAGGTGGTTACTTGCCTGAATATAACAGGGACTATAACATGCCCGGTAGTCTTCGGAATATCACCCCGTTTTCGGGTGTTTAGAGCAAAATGAGTAAGGTCAGGATGTCAAACACGCCCATCGAGCTTAAAGGCAGTAGTTTTACCTTATCCGTGGTTCATTTGCATGATGCAAAACCCGAGGTTATTCGTCAGGCGTTAGAAGACAAAATCGCTCAGGCTCCTGCTTTTTTGCAGCATGCTCCCGTGGTGGTGAATGTCTCAGCACTGGAAGGCCCCATTGACTGGCCGCAGCTGCAAAAAAGTATTGCAGCCACAGGCCTGCATGTGGTTGGTATCAGCGGCTGCAAAGACGCTGAACTTAAAGCGGAAATTGAACGCGCCGGCTTCCCCATTCTGTCGGAAGGCAAAGAGAAAGCGCAGCCGCGTCCGGAGCCCGTTGCTGAACCGGTATCCGTCGCTACGCCGGCCATTAAAACACGGCTGATTGATACCCCGGTTCGCTCAGGTCAGCGTATTTATGCGCAGAACTGCGATCTGATTGTTACCAGCCACGTGAGTGCAGGTGCGGAGTTGATTGCCGATGGCAATATCCATGTCTACGGCATGATGCGCGGGCGCGCGCTGGCAGGCGCAAGCGGTGATAATGAAGCACAAATATTTTGTACCCACCTGACGCCGGAGCTGGTCTCTATCGCAGGCGAGTACTGGCTGAGCGATCAAATCCCGGCCGAATTTTATGGCAAAGCGGCGCGTCTGCAGCTCGCAGGTAACGCTTTGACAATTCAACCCTTAGATTAAGCCCTTTTAACAAGGAACTCCTATGGCACGCATTATTGTTGTTACTTCGGGTAAAGGGGGCGTTGGCAAGACCACCTCCAGCGCGGCCATCGCTACTGGTTTAGCCCAGAAGGGCAAGAAAACGGTTGTTATCGACTTCGATATTGGCCTACGTAACCTTGACCTGATCATGGGCTGCGAGCGCCGCGTTGTATACGATTTCGTTAACGTTATCCAGGGCGACGCAACGCTGAATCAGGCGTTGATTAAAGATAAGCGCACTGAAAACCTCTATATTCTCCCGGCATCGCAGACGCGCGACAAAGACGCCCTCACCTATGAAGGCGTTGATAAGGTATTAGAAGATCTGAAAAAAATGGACTTCGACTTTATCGTCTGTGACTCACCGGCTGGCATCGAAACCGGCGCGCTGATGGCGCTCTACTTCGCCGATGAAGCCATTATCACCACTAACCCCGAAGTCTCGTCCGTGCGTGACTCTGACCGTATTCTGGGGATTCTGGCTTCCAAATCACGTCGTGCGGAGAGAGGTGAAGAGCCGATTAAAGAGCATCTGCTGCTCACCCGCTACAACCCGGGCCGCGTTAACCGTGGTGACATGTTGAGCATGGAAGATGTGCTGGAAATTCTGCGCATCAAACTGGTTGGCGTGATCCCGGAAGATCAGTCTGTACTGCGGGCCTCTAACCAGGGCGAGCCGGTTATTCTGGATGCTAATGCTGACGCCGGTAAAGCGTATGCCGATGCCGTGGAACGTCTGCTGGGAGAAGAACGTCCTTTCCGCTTCATAGAAGAAGAGAAGAAAGGTTTCCTCAAACGCCTGTTCGGAGGATAAGTTATGGCATTACTCGACTTTTTTCTCTCCAGAAAAAAGAATACCGCCAGCATCGCTAAAGAACGCCTGCAGATTATTGTTGCAGAGCGCCGCCGCAGCGACGCTGAACCCCACTATTTGCCGCAGCTGAAGCGCGATATTCTGGAAGTCATCTGTAAATATGTGCAGATCGATCCGGAAATGGTCACGGTGCAGCTGGAGCAGAAAGGGGACGATATTTCTATTCTGGAGTTGAACGTCACGTTGCCAGAAGCGGAAGAGACGAAATAATCTCCGCAATAAGCGCAATTAAAAAAGGCAGAATAAATTCTGCCTTTTTTATTTCCTCACCGAAAGACACTGTAATTATTCACAGTCTTATTGCGGATACTCTGCTAATAACGCATTGAGTCGATCGGCCATCAATTCACCGCGCCAGCCGCTAATTAATTCCGGCAGGCTGGTTTGCGTTTTCAGTTTCCAGTGCCAGTTTAATAACTGATTAATCTGCCGACGCGATGCCAGCAACTCTACGCTAATATTTTCACTTTCACTGATTGTCTGGACCAGCGCTTTAATCGCTTTAAACGCTTTGCGATAGCCGGGCATGTCCATCAGATTACGCAGCGGCTCTGGCAGTGACGCTTCCGGCAACTCCTGCGCCTGCGCGACCAGCGCCAGCAAGGTTTTACCGTGGAAACGGATTTCACTACCTGAAAGACCGAGGCTATCCAGCTCGCCGAGGCTGCCTGGCATGTAGCGCGCAACTGCCCAGAGATTCTCTTCGCGCACCACAAAGTTGACGGCCATGTCGCGCTCGCGCGCCTTGCGCAGACGCCATGAGGCCAGCAGTTGCAAACAGGCCAGCTGGCGCGGGCGCAGCTGCCAGGCATTGGTGATTTCACGCCATGCTTCATCCGGTGCCAGCACCTCCTGGCGGCGCTGCATCATTAAACGACACTCGTCGAGCGCGGCAGCCAGTCTGCCCGCCTGCTCGGTCTCTGCCAGCAGTTTCCCTGCGATAGGCAACAGGTACCAGACATCCGCCGCCGCATAGTCACATTGACGCTCGGTAAGCGGACGCGCCAGCCAGTCGGTGCGGGATTCGCTTTTATCAATCACCGTCCCGGTAAACTCCTCTACCATTGAGGCAAAGCCCCATGACATCGGACGACCGCAGAATGCCGCGAGGATCTGCGTATCAATCATCGGCTGTGGCTGTACACCAAACGTATTGAGGAACACTTCCAGATCTTCGCTTCCCGCGTGCAGATACTTGGTGATCGCACTATTGGTGAGCAGGTCGCGAAACGGCTTCCAGTCGGTAATAGTCAGCGGATCGATAAGCGTGACACGCTCGCCGTCATACATCTGCAGCAGACCCAATTGCGGGTAGTAAGTGCGGGTGCGGACAAATTCCGTATCGAGGGCAATGGCTGGAAATGCACTGGCAGATTCACATATGGCTGCCAGCGCGTCGTTCGTCGTTATCATCTGGTAATTCAAATCATTTTCTCTTCAGTTTGCGCCCATAAAAAACGCCGGCTTTAACCGGCGTTCGGGAGGCTAACGGATAGCTCAGGCGTTATTGTCCACTTTGGCGCGCGCTTCGTCACGTAATTCTCGTCGCAAAATCTTTCCGACGTTCGATTTCGGCAGCTCCGGGCGGAACTCCACCTGCTTCGGCACTTTGTAGCCGGTAAGCTGTCGGCGGCAGAAGGCGATCAGCGCCTCTTCAGTCACGGAAGCCTCTTTTTTCACCACAAAGAGTTTCACCGCTTCACCGCTGTTGGCGGATGGCACACCAACGGCAGCCACTTCCAGCACGCCGGGGTGCTGCATCACCACATCTTCGATCTCGTTCGGATAGACGTTGAAACCGGAGACCAGAATCATATCTTTCTTGCGATCGACAATGCGCAGGAACCCTTCGTCATCCATTACCGCAATATCGCCGGTGTGCAGCCAGCCATCACGCAGGATCTCATCGGTTGAATCAGGACGCTGCCAGTAGCCAAGCATCACCTGCGGCCCTTTAATACAAAGCTCGCCCGGTTCCCCCGGTGCGACTTCATTATTGTCGTCATCCACCAGCTTCGCTTCGGTCGACGGCACCGGCAGGCCAATGCTGCCGCTGTGGTAGTCAATATCGTGCGGGTTGACGCTCACCAGCGGCGAGCATTCGGTCAGACCATATCCTTCCAGCAGATACTGCCCGGTCAGTTTGACCCAACGGTCTGCTACCGCCTGTTGCACCGGCATGCCGCCGCCCGCAGAGAGGTGCAGTGAAGAGAAGTCGAGCTTTCTGAACTCCTCATTATTAAGCAGCGCGTTAAACAGCGTGTTCACGCCAGTCATGGCGGTGAAGGGGTATTTGCCCAGCTCTTTCACCAGCCCCGGAATATCGCGTGGGTTGGTGATCAGCAGGTTCTGTCCGCCCAGCTCGATAAACAGCAGGCAGTTCATGGTCAAGGCGAAGATGTGATAGAGCGGCAGCGCGGTGACTACCAGCTCTTTACCACGATGCAGTAGCGGCCCGTAAGTGGCGTTCACCTGTTCGAGGTTAGCCAGCATATTACGGTGGGTGAGCATCGCCCCTTTCGCCACACCGGTGGTGCCGCCGGTATATTGCAGAAACGCAAGATCCTCGCACACCAGTTCCGGTTTAACATACTGCATGCGGTAGCCGTTTTGCAGCGCGCGGCGAAACGAGATGGCATCCGGCAGGTGATATTTCGGCACCAGTCGTTTGATATATTTAACGACAAAGTTAACCACCGTACCCTTTGCCGTTGAGAGCTGATCGCCCATGCGGGTCAGGATGACATGGCGCACCTGGGTTTTGTCGACAATCTTCTCCAGCGTGTGGGCAAAGTTGGAGACAATGACAATTGCCGCCGCGCCGCTGTCATTAAGCTGATGCTCAAGCTCACGGGGCGTGTAGAGCGGGTTAACGTTAACCACAATCATTCCGGCACGCAAAATCCCGAACAGCGCGACGGGATATTGCAGCAGGTTTGGCATCATCAGCGCCACACGATCGCCTTTTTGCAGGCCAAGCCCCTCCTGAAGGTAGGCGGCAAATGCCCGGCTGCGCTCCTCCAGTTTACGGAAGGTCATCACCTCGCCCATGTTGATAAACGCCGGCTGGTCGGCATAACGGGCTGCTGAGTGTTCAAATAATTCAACCAGGGATTGATAACGGTCAGGGTTGATCTCCGCAGGCACATCGGCGGGATAACGATTTAACCAAACCTTTTTCAATGCATCACCTCTAAAATGAGTGTTTGTTGTCATCGCAGCCCCAGTTAATAAACAAGAAATTAACATAATATTAACTCAGCGTACCAGTTTGAAAATTAACCGGACGGAAGGTTGCGAAGCGCGTCACTAATTATTTTTGTCATCGAATACAGGAAACAAAAACAGCGGCCGGGCCGCTGTTTATTTTTCCTGTCAAAACAAGAAATTACTCTGTTACGACCGTTTGTACACGAGCGGGTTCGGGCGGATACCAGCCCCAGGGACCGTAGCCTGTACGCCAGGGATAGGGCCCCGGACCGGAGAACCACGGGTCGAGCGGCTGTGGCGGCATCATGATTTGCTGCTGCAGACGCCAGCGTTTATAGCCGTTCACCTGCATCACCATATAGGTGTAAGAAGCGCTGCCAACTTTGCCCGCTTCGGTGCCGGTAATCGGCCCCACTACGGTGACCAGTTGATTACGGAAATCGACCGGGTCAACAAATCCATTGATGTCCGCGTAGATGCGCCCGACAGAGGGCTCACCCAGCACCGGGCGCGCGCCTTCATCCAGCGGGACAGAGGCGATCTCCAGCCGGGTTTTGCCCTGCTGATTGATCACATTGATCACTTTCCCGCCGAAGCGCCCCTCCTGTCCAACATAGAGCGTTGGCGCATTCATCACCCGCACTAGATCTTGCTGCGGTGTCGGGCTGGTGCCCTTGATCGCATCCGGCACCGTTACGCACCCACTTAACGCTACCGTTACCAGCCCTGCCAGTAACAGCTGCATAAACCCTTTTTGACCCGCCATCATGCGACCCCTTAACTCAGTTAGTACTACTGAGATTCATTCCCGGCCAGGAAGTTTCTTCCACGCCACTTCGTTACGCAAATAAACTGGCTCCGCCTGTTCAACGGCGACAGACTTCTGCGCTTCAAAGAGTTGACGGGCGATGGGCAACATATCTTCCGCAGCGGGCAGTAACATCTCGCCGTCGGTCAGCGTAAGGGGGCTATTGGCGGCCAGATCTGGCCATGCGCCCCAGCCGGTGCCCACCATCGCCCAGCTGCCTTCCAGCTGCTGCAAACGTCCGCTTACCGCCTCAGGTTTTAGCACCGCTTCCGTCTCTTCACCGTGCCAGACACCGTCAGCATCGCGCTGATACTCCGCCCAGTAGACTTCGCCCATGCGGGCATCAATGGCGGCCAGCACACGGGTCGCACCGGTTTTACGCCAGGCACCCTGCGCCATCGTCGCCAGCGTCGAGACGCCAATCATTGGCAGCTCCGCGCCGAGCGCCAGCCCCTGCGCGATACCAATACCGATACGCACGCCGGTAAAGCTGCCGGGCCCGCGGCCGAAAGCCAGCGCGTCGAGATCCGTAAGCCTGACCTCGGCGTCGGCAAGGGCAGCTCTGACCAGCGGCAGAATGCGTTGAGTATGTTCACGAGGGCAGAGTTCGAAGTGAGCGAAGGTCGTACCGTCATTCCACAGGGCAACAGAACAGGCTTCTGTGGCGGTATCAATAGCCAGAATTCGCATGGGTATAGCAGTCCAGATTCAACAAAATGGCGCGCATCTTACCACACTTCGCAAAAAATTACTCCGCTGCGGGCCTGGCAAGAAACTCCACCGCGCGGCGGATATCACGCGTGCGCGGTGCCGGCGGCAGGCTGGCGAGAAACACCGCGCCGTAGGGGCGCATCACCAGCCGGTTATCGCAAATCACCAGCACACCGCGATCATCAATATCGCGAATCAGGCGACCAACCCCCTGCTTGAGCGTGATGACCGCATCCGGGAGCTGCACTTCATCAAAGGGATCGCCGCCGCGCAGACGGCAATCTTCCATCCGTGCTTTTAGTAGCGGATCGTCCGGTGAGGTAAACGGCAGCTTATCAATGATCACCAGCGAAAGCGTGTCGCCGCGCACGTCGACCCCCTCCCAGAAGCTGCTGGTGGCCACCAGCAGCGCGTTACCGGCATCAACAAACTGTTGCAGCAGTTGCCCTTTACTGGTTTCACCCTGCAACAGCACCGGCAGGCTGAGGGTGGCGCGGAACTGTTCCGCAAGATCGCGCATCATGGCGTGCGAGGTACAGAGCATAAAGCAGCGCCCGTTGTTGGCTTCAATCATCGGCCTTAACATCGCTGCCAGCTGGCGCGCGGAGCCGGGCTGGTTGCTTTGCGGCAGATTGCGCGGCACGCAGAGCAGCGCCTGGCGCGGATAATCGAAGGGGCTCGGCAGCAGAAGTGATTGCGCTTCCTCAATGCCTAACCGTGCAGTGAAGTGATGCAGATCATCGTTGACCGACAGGGTCGCGGAGGTAAAGATCCAGCTCCCCTTCTTCTCTTTCATCACTTCCTGAAATTTATCGGCGACGGTCAGCGGCGTCAGCGCCAGGGTAAAATTGCGCGAGGTGCACTCATACCAGTAGCTGAATCCCGGCTGATTAATCTCTTTCAGCCGCTTGAGGCGGGCACGATAAACCGTGGCGCGCTCAAAAGCGGCGTCCAGCACCGCCGAGCGCCCAAGCGAGAGTTTCGCTACGTCGTAACAGAGCTCAAGGGCGTCATCGAGCAGCAGCAGCGCACGCAGGATCCGCGCATCGGCCAGCAGTTCGCGCAAGTTCCCGCGATAGCCCGGCTCGCCGAGTTGCAGGCGAAAATCCTGCGCGCTTTGCGCCAGCCGGTCGGCGCACTTCTGCAACTGCGCGGTATCGCGTAGATCGGTGCGATAGGCGATGGTGAAATCTTTGGCCAGATCGAGCAGCTGACGGCTGGAGAGCGACTGGCCAAAATATTGGCTGGCGATATCGGGCAGCTGGTGCGCTTCATCGAAGATCATCACTTCGGCCTCCGGGATCAGCTCACCGAAACCGCTCTCTTTCACCACCATGTCGGCGAGAAAAAGGTGGTGGTTGACCACCACGACGTCGGCTTCCATCGCTTTTTTTCGCGCCTTCACCACAAAGCACTCTTTGTACATTGGGCAGTCGCTGCCCAGACAGTTGTCATTGGTGCTGGTGACCAGCGGCCAGGCGGCGGAATCTCCCGCCACGCTGACGCAGGTGCTGATGTCCCCATCCTTGGTCTGGTTAGACCAGGAGCGCAGGAGAATGACATCGCTTAGCGTCTGTACCGGCAGATCGCCACCGGCAATCGCTTGCTGTTCGAGACGCTCGATACAGAGGTAGTTTGAACGGCCTTTAAGCAGCGCCGTGCGGCCGGTGTACTCCAGCGCTTTTGAGACGGTAGGCAGATCGCGGCTGTAGAGCTGATCCTGCAGGGCTTTTGAACCGGTGGAGATGATCACTTTCTTACCGGCGCGCAATGCGGGCGCAAGATAAGCATAAGTTTTACCGGTTCCGGTTCCCGCTTCCACTACCAGCGGCTGCGTTTTTTCAATCGCTTCGGTCACGGCGTAAGCCATCTGGCGCTGCGGTTCGCGCGGTTTAAATCCCGGTATCGCTTTGGCAAGCTGGCCGTCTGTTGCAAAATCGTCCGTCACACTACCCCCTGGTTAAATCGCCAGTGATTATGTCAGGGTGGGCGGATTTACGCCAGCCAGGTTTTTGTGGCACTCTTCCCGGCGAATCTTTGCAACCAGGAAGGAAAAGGTGATGACAATTGTGCGTATTGACGCGGAAGCCCGCTGGTCTGATGTGGTGATCCATAACCAGACGCTGTACTACACCGGCGTGCCGGAAAACCTCGACGCCGATGCTTTTGAGCAGACGGCAAACACGCTGGCGCAGATTGACGCAGTGCTCGAAAAACAGGGTAGCGATAAGTCACGGATCCTCGACGCCACTATTTTTCTCGCCGACAGCGATGATTTTGCGGCGATGAATAAGGCCTGGGATGCGTGGGTGGTGGCGGGCCATGCACCGGTGCGCTGCACCGTGCAGGCGAAGCTGATGAATCCGCGTTATAAAGTGGAGATCAAGATTATCGCGGCGGCATAATTACTCCTCCTCGTCCTCCTCATCTTCAAAGCGCGCCACGATCCGCTCTCCATTATGGCTGGCGCGCAGCTCTTGTGCCACCAGGCTTATAGCCTCACCGCTGCTCATGCCACCGGCCATAAGTTCCTGAATACGTTCGACTGCTTTCTGCTGCTGTTCGTGACTGAGGGAGGGTAATCCTGCAAACATGGTCAACTCCTGATAAATTATCGGCGCTAATTATTCCACGCGTCTGTGCACTACGCCAGCGAAGACGCTCAAGAGCCAGGAATCATGACACAGTTACCCCCTGCCCAACTCTCACTCCCGTGGCACCCCGAGGCCGCAGAGTTCTATTTCGCCCCGCTCAGTGCCCAGCCGTGGGCGATGCTGCTTCATTCGGGGCATGCCGATCATCCCCATAACCGGTTTGATATTTTAGTCGCCGACCCGCTGACGACGCTGACAACGCAGGGCGAGAGCACTTATCAGGACGGACGCGCGTCGCAAGGCGATCCGCTTGGGCTCCTGCAACAGGCGCTGGATGCCTGCGGTCTGCATGCTGAACCCGCAAATGAGTTTCCTTTCCAGGGCGGTGCGCTTGGCCTGTTCGGGTATGATTTAGGCCGGCGCTTTGAAAAACTGCCCTCACTGGCCGCAAAGGATATTGCCATCCCCGATATGGCGGTTGGCATCTATGACTGGGCGCTGATTGTTGACCACAAACTGCAGCGTGTAACGCTGTTGAGCCACGGGGATATCACTGCGCGCCTGGCCTGGCTTGAGTCGCAGATCGCACCGCCGCAGGCCGAGTTTCGCTTAACCTCCGCCTGGCAGGCCAATATGAGCCGCGCGGAGTATGGCGAAAAGTTCCGCCAGGTGCAGGCGTGGCTGCGCAGCGGTGACTGCTATCAGGTCAACCTCGCGCAACGTTTTCAGGCACGTTACAGCGGCGATGAGTGGCAGGCATTTGTGCGCCTGAATGGTGAGAATCGCGCGCCGTTCAGCGCCTTTCTGCGCCTGCCGCAGGGGGCGATCCTCAGCCTCTCTCCAGAGCGTTTTATTCGCCTGACAGGTGATGAGATTGAAACCCGCCCAATTAAAGGCACGCTGCCGCGTCTTGCGGACGCACAAGCGGATGCTGAGCAGGCCGTTCGTCTTGCCGCCTCGCCGAAAGATCGCGCCGAGAATGTGATGATTGTCGATCTGATGCGCAACGACATCGGTCGCGTGGCAGTAGCGGGTTCGGTACGGGTACCGGAGCTATTTGTGGTTGAACCTTTCCCGGCAGTGCATCACCTGGTAAGTACCGTGACGGCGAAGCTGCCCCCCGGGCGACACGCAAGCGATCTGCTTCGCGCGGCGTTTCCCGGGGGATCGATTACCGGTGCGCCGAAAGTGCGGGCGATGGCGATCATCGATGAGCTGGAGCCGCACCGGCGCAATGCCTGGTGCGGTAGCATCGGCTACCTCAGCGTCTGCGGCAATATGGACACCAGCATCACCATCCGTACCGTCACCGCCTGCGACGGTCAGCTTTACTGCTCCGCGGGCGGCGGGATTGTCGCCGACAGCGACGAGGATGCGGAATATCAGGAAACCTTTGATAAAGTTAACCGTATCCTGCGGCAACTAGAGAGGTAATTCGTGGAGCAACCGGTGTTAACTCTGGATAACTTTTTATCGCGCTTTCAGCTGATGCGCCCGCAGCTTAATGCCGCCACCCTCAATGCGCGCCAGGCGGCGGTGCTGGTGCCAATCGTGCGGCGTAAAGAGCCGGGCCTGCTGCTGACCCAGCGCTCAGCGATGCTGCGCAAGCATGCAGGCCAGGTCGCTTTTCCCGGCGGCGCGGTCGACAGTACCGACGCCTCGCTTATCGCCGCCGCGCTGCGTGAAGCGCAGGAAGAGGTGGCGATCCCGCCGGAATCGGTTGAAGTGATTGGCGTCCTGCCGCCCGTTGATAGCGTCACAGGCTTTCAGGTCACGCCAGTAGTTGGCATTATTCCGCCCGATCTTCCCTGGCGCGCCAGCGAAGATGAAGTGGCGGCGGTGTTTGAAATGCCGCTCGCCGAAGCGTTGCGGCTTGGGCGTTATCACCCACTGGATGTGCATCGCCACGGTAATGCTCACCGGGTGTGGTTATCCTGGTATGAGCATTATTTTGTCTGGGGCATGACGGCGGGGATCATCCGCTCGCTGGCACTGCAAATCGGCGTGCGCCCATAAGGGCTATACTCTGATTTGCGCACTTTGTGACGGCGAACTCGCTATTAGTTTAATAGAGGCCAGCGATTAGTTTAATTCATGTGAATAGTTAACCTGCTGGCACCCTTCCCTCTTACACTATGCGCAGTTATTACATCGTTACTGGAAACCCAGTAACCCTGTCAGGAGTGTAAATGTGATTAGTCTATTCGACATGTTCAAAGTGGGGATTGGTC is a genomic window containing:
- a CDS encoding RidA family protein, encoding MTIVRIDAEARWSDVVIHNQTLYYTGVPENLDADAFEQTANTLAQIDAVLEKQGSDKSRILDATIFLADSDDFAAMNKAWDAWVVAGHAPVRCTVQAKLMNPRYKVEIKIIAAA
- the fadD gene encoding long-chain-fatty-acid--CoA ligase FadD: MKKVWLNRYPADVPAEINPDRYQSLVELFEHSAARYADQPAFINMGEVMTFRKLEERSRAFAAYLQEGLGLQKGDRVALMMPNLLQYPVALFGILRAGMIVVNVNPLYTPRELEHQLNDSGAAAIVIVSNFAHTLEKIVDKTQVRHVILTRMGDQLSTAKGTVVNFVVKYIKRLVPKYHLPDAISFRRALQNGYRMQYVKPELVCEDLAFLQYTGGTTGVAKGAMLTHRNMLANLEQVNATYGPLLHRGKELVVTALPLYHIFALTMNCLLFIELGGQNLLITNPRDIPGLVKELGKYPFTAMTGVNTLFNALLNNEEFRKLDFSSLHLSAGGGMPVQQAVADRWVKLTGQYLLEGYGLTECSPLVSVNPHDIDYHSGSIGLPVPSTEAKLVDDDNNEVAPGEPGELCIKGPQVMLGYWQRPDSTDEILRDGWLHTGDIAVMDDEGFLRIVDRKKDMILVSGFNVYPNEIEDVVMQHPGVLEVAAVGVPSANSGEAVKLFVVKKEASVTEEALIAFCRRQLTGYKVPKQVEFRPELPKSNVGKILRRELRDEARAKVDNNA
- a CDS encoding ATP-dependent DNA helicase, producing MTDDFATDGQLAKAIPGFKPREPQRQMAYAVTEAIEKTQPLVVEAGTGTGKTYAYLAPALRAGKKVIISTGSKALQDQLYSRDLPTVSKALEYTGRTALLKGRSNYLCIERLEQQAIAGGDLPVQTLSDVILLRSWSNQTKDGDISTCVSVAGDSAAWPLVTSTNDNCLGSDCPMYKECFVVKARKKAMEADVVVVNHHLFLADMVVKESGFGELIPEAEVMIFDEAHQLPDIASQYFGQSLSSRQLLDLAKDFTIAYRTDLRDTAQLQKCADRLAQSAQDFRLQLGEPGYRGNLRELLADARILRALLLLDDALELCYDVAKLSLGRSAVLDAAFERATVYRARLKRLKEINQPGFSYWYECTSRNFTLALTPLTVADKFQEVMKEKKGSWIFTSATLSVNDDLHHFTARLGIEEAQSLLLPSPFDYPRQALLCVPRNLPQSNQPGSARQLAAMLRPMIEANNGRCFMLCTSHAMMRDLAEQFRATLSLPVLLQGETSKGQLLQQFVDAGNALLVATSSFWEGVDVRGDTLSLVIIDKLPFTSPDDPLLKARMEDCRLRGGDPFDEVQLPDAVITLKQGVGRLIRDIDDRGVLVICDNRLVMRPYGAVFLASLPPAPRTRDIRRAVEFLARPAAE
- a CDS encoding Slp family lipoprotein — encoded protein: MAGQKGFMQLLLAGLVTVALSGCVTVPDAIKGTSPTPQQDLVRVMNAPTLYVGQEGRFGGKVINVINQQGKTRLEIASVPLDEGARPVLGEPSVGRIYADINGFVDPVDFRNQLVTVVGPITGTEAGKVGSASYTYMVMQVNGYKRWRLQQQIMMPPQPLDPWFSGPGPYPWRTGYGPWGWYPPEPARVQTVVTE
- the tsaB gene encoding tRNA (adenosine(37)-N6)-threonylcarbamoyltransferase complex dimerization subunit type 1 TsaB, which codes for MRILAIDTATEACSVALWNDGTTFAHFELCPREHTQRILPLVRAALADAEVRLTDLDALAFGRGPGSFTGVRIGIGIAQGLALGAELPMIGVSTLATMAQGAWRKTGATRVLAAIDARMGEVYWAEYQRDADGVWHGEETEAVLKPEAVSGRLQQLEGSWAMVGTGWGAWPDLAANSPLTLTDGEMLLPAAEDMLPIARQLFEAQKSVAVEQAEPVYLRNEVAWKKLPGRE
- a CDS encoding YoaH family protein translates to MFAGLPSLSHEQQQKAVERIQELMAGGMSSGEAISLVAQELRASHNGERIVARFEDEEDEEE